In the genome of Populus trichocarpa isolate Nisqually-1 chromosome 6, P.trichocarpa_v4.1, whole genome shotgun sequence, one region contains:
- the LOC7479598 gene encoding pentatricopeptide repeat-containing protein At4g16390, chloroplastic translates to MAYNLCSSPSSLYKPLCNTPSSSSRDSKSRNLNNNFYDSSKINTLSSQSRATSLQITNVSLQDEELPRQETSKDSNFKEKTGSSSKSYIWVNPKSSRASILRKSSYDAKYTSLVNAAKYLNSCSPNKDDVFNVLSKFDGKLLEQDAVVILNNMSNPDTALLALKFFQERLKFNREVVVYNVTLKVFRKGRDLDKAEKLFDEMLERGVKPDNFTFSTIISCARLCNLADKAVEWFEKMPSFGLEPDDVTLSTMIDSYGRAGNVEKALSLYDRARTGEWRLDATAFSTLIRIYKVAGNFDGCLNVYEEMKALGVKPNLVIYNILLDAMGRAKRPWQVKKFYQDIIDNGLSPSFVTYAALLHAYGRARYGEDAFKIYREMKEKGLGLNVVLYNSILAMCADLGHVDKAVEIFEDMKSSGIKPDSWTFSSMITIFSCCGKVSEAENTLNEMFEAGFQPNIFILTSLIQCYGKAQRIDDVVNTFNRIFELVITPDDRFCGCLLNVMTQTPNEELSKLVKCAERANPKLGYVVKLLVEEQDSEGNFKNEATDLFDSISTEVKKAYCNCLIDLCIKLNMLERACELLDLGLTLEIYTNIMSRTSTQWSLNLKSLSPGAAMTALHIWMNDLSKVLEAGEQLPPLLGINTGHGKHKYSEKGLANVFESYLKELNSPFHEAPDKVGWFLTTKVAAESWLESRKSTDAAAA, encoded by the coding sequence ATGGCATACAACCTCTGCTCTTCACCTTCTTCTCTCTATAAACCTCTCTGCAACAccccttcatcttcttcaagaGACTCAAAATCAAGAAACCTAAACAACAACTTCTACGATTCTTCGAAGATAAACACTCTCTCTTCTCAATCAAGAGCAACCTCTCTTCAAATAACCAATGTCTCATTGCAAGACGAAGAACTACCACGACAAGAAACCtcaaaagattcaaactttaagGAAAAAACTGGGTCTTCTTCAAAATCTTACATCTGGGTCAACCCCAAAAGCTCTAGAGCTTCAATTCTCAGAAAAAGCTCCTACGATGCTAAGTATACTTCACTTGTTAATGCAGCTAAGTATCTGAATTCTTGTAGCCCAAATAAAGATGATGTCTTTAATGTTTTGAGTAAATTTGATGGTAAATTGTTAGAGCAAGATGCTGTTGTTATTCTTAATAACATGTCGAATCCGGACACTGCTTTGTTGGCTCTTAAGTTTTTTCAAGAGAGGTTGAAGTTTAATAGAGAGGTTGTTGTTTACAATGTGACTTTGAAAGTTTTTAGGAAAGGAAGAGATTTGGATAAGGCGGAGAAGTTGTTTGATGAGATGCTTGAGAGAGGTGTTAAGCCTGATAATTTTACGTTTTCGACAATAATTAGTTGTGCTAGGTTGTGTAATTTAGCTGATAAGGCAGTTGAGTGGTTTGAGAAAATGCCGAGTTTTGGGCTTGAACCTGACGATGTTACCTTGTCGACTATGATTGATTCGTATGGGCGGGCTGGTAATGTTGAAAAGGCATTGAGCTTATATGACCGTGCTAGAACGGGGGAGTGGCGGCTAGATGCAACGGCGTTCTCTACATTGATTAGGATTTATAAGGTTGCTGGGAATTTTGATGGGTGTTTGAATGTTTATGAAGAAATGAAGGCTTTAGGTGTTAAGCCAAATTTGGTCATATACAACATTTTGTTAGATGCCATGGGAAGAGCCAAGAGGCCTTGGCAGGTGAAGAAATTCTATCAGGATATAATTGACAATGGGTTGTCACCAAGTTTTGTGACATATGCAGCTCTTCTGCATGCGTATGGTAGAGCTCGTTATGGAGAAGATGCGTTTAAAATTTATAGGGAAATGAAGGAAAAGGGGTTGGGATTGAATGTAGTTCTTTATAATTCCATATTGGCTATGTGTGCTGATCTTGGCCACGTGGATAAAGCTGTTGAGATTTTTGAGGACATGAAGAGTTCTGGAATCAAGCCTGATAGTTGGACTTTCTCATCCATGATTACCATTTTCTCATGCTGTGGGAAAGTTTCTGAGGCAGAGAATACGTTGAATGAGATGTTCGAAGCAGGCTTTCAgccaaatatttttatcttgacaTCACTTATCCAGTGCTATGGAAAAGCCCAACGCATTGATGATGTTGTGAATACATTTAACCGAATTTTTGAATTGGTTATAACTCCAGATGATCGGTTCTGTGGCTGTCTTCTGAATGTGATGACTCAAACACCAAATGAAGAGCTCAGCAAGCTTGTTAAATGTGCTGAGAGGGCTAATCCGAAGCTTGGTTATGTGGTTAAACTTTTGGTAGAGGAGCAAGACAGTGAGGGGAATTTTAAGAACGAAGCTACTGACCTGTTTGATAGTATTAGCACTGAAGTAAAGAAAGCTTACTGCAATTGCTTAATTGACCTCTGTATCAAGCTCAATATGTTGGAGAGAGCTTGCGAGTTGCTTGACCTTGGATTGACACTTGAAATTTACACCAATATAATGTCCAGAACTTCAACCCAGTGGTCCCTAAATCTAAAGAGTCTCTCCCCCGGGGCAGCTATGACAGCATTACATATTTGGATGAATGACTTGTCCAAGGTACTGGAGGCAGGGGAGCAGCTTCCACCATTGCTTGGAATCAATACTGGGCATGGGAAACACAAGTATTCTGAGAAAGGTTTAGCCAATGTGTTCGAGTCATATTTGAAGGAACTAAATTCTCCATTCCATGAGGCTCCTGATAAGGTTGGCTGGTTCTTAACTACAAAGGTTGCAGCTGAGTCATGGTTGGAATCTAGAAAATCAACTGACGCAGCAGCTGCTTAG
- the LOC18099765 gene encoding pollen-specific leucine-rich repeat extensin-like protein 2 — translation MAEKKVTIMVIKVDLECKKCHKKIKKVLCRIPQIQNQIYDKKAGTVTITVVCCSPEKIKEKIICKGGEAVQSIEIKVPEKPKAPPSKPKEPEKPKEPEKPKQPENPKEPEKPKEPEKPKEPEKPKEPEKPKEPEKPAPVHRRTCCAECYHGISGGPCYHDHRRPAPFLIPAPNPAPPPKAPEPVHPRTCCDECYHGISGGPCYHDYRRPAPAPIPAPNPTRPPPPKAPEPVHPRTCCAECYHGISGGPCYHDNARPAPPCYEAYGRPVYDSWAGSGGGCGCQRSGYYVCRCEYVCEDNPSSCTIM, via the exons ATGGCTGAAAAG AAAGTCACAATAATGGTGATCAAGGTTGACCTTGAATGTAAGAAATGccacaagaaaatcaagaaagtaCTGTGTAGAATCCCTC AAATTCAGAACCAGATATATGACAAGAAGGCAGGCACAGTGACCATCACTGTGGTATGTTGCAGTCCTGAAAAGATCAAGGAAAAGATAATCTGTAAAGGAGGTGAAGCTGTCCAGAGCATTGAGATCAAGGTTCCAGAGAAACCCAAAGCACCACCATCTAAACCTAAAGAACCGGAGAAGCCGAAAGAACCTGAAAAGCCTAAGCAACCGGAGAATCCCAAAGAACCGGAGAAGCCCAAAGAACCAGAGAAACCCAAAGAACCGGAGAAACCCAAAGAACCAGAGAAACCCAAAGAACCAGAGAAACCGGCACCAGTCCACCGAAGGACATGTTGTGCTGAATGCTACCATGGGATTAGTGGAGGCCCATGTTATCATGACCATAGGAGGCCAGCACCCTTCCTAATCCCAGCTCCAAACCCGGCACCACCACCTAAAGCTCCGGAACCAGTCCACCCAAGGACATGTTGTGATGAATGCTACCATGGGATTAGTGGAGGCCCGTGTTATCATGACTATAGGAGGCCAGCACCCGCCCCAATCCCAGCTCCAAACCCGACACGACCACCACCACCTAAAGCTCCGGAACCAGTCCACCCAAGGACATGTTGTGCTGAATGCTACCATGGGATTAGTGGAGGCCCGTGTTATCATGACAATGCTAGGCCAGCACCCCCATGTTATGAAGCTTATGGAAGGCCAGTGTATGATAGTTGGGCTGGCAGCGGCGGCGGCTGTGGTTGCCAAAGAAGCGGTTACTATGTGTGCAGATGTGAATATGTCTGTGAAGATAATCCCTCGTCATGCACAATCATGTGA